Within the Pseudomonas mendocina genome, the region CGCGAGATCCCAGGCCTGGAACCAGGTGCCTATCGCGATGGTGGCCTGCTCGACTACCACCTCGACCTGCCCTACAACGGTGAAGACATCGTGCTCTATCCGCACTTCACCGACCGGGTGATACCGGGTTGGTTCGACAAGAGCATGCCCTGGCGCCGTGGCGACCGTAAGCGCCTGCAGAATGCATTGCTGGTTGCTCCTTCACGGGAGTACCTAGCGCGCCTGCCGCACGGAAAACTGCCGGATCGTACCGACTTCAAACGCTACCTGGGCAACGATGAAGGGCGTGAACGCTATTGGCGCCAGGCCATGGCCGAGAGCGCGCGGCTCGGTGACGAATTCCTCGAGCTGGTCGAAAACGGCCGCTTGGCAGAGCGCCTGCAACCACTCTGATATCAGCGAAGCGCTCAACTTGGAGTGCAGCCGTGATAAGGCGGCCACCGGTTCAGACCTGATAAACTGTACAACTCAACGCCAGTCAGGCGGAATCATTTACGCGAGCGCTGTTCAGTGGAATTGTTCAAAGAGTTCATCTTCGAGGCGGCCCATCGCCTGCCGCACGTACCGGAAGGCCACAAATGCGGCCGCCTGCACGGCCACTCCTTCCGAGTCGCCATTTATATCGAAGGTGAAGTCGACCCTTATACCGGCTGGATTCGCGACTTCTCCGAGATCAAGGCGATCTTCAAGCCAATCTATGAACAGCTC harbors:
- the queD gene encoding 6-carboxytetrahydropterin synthase QueD, with the protein product MELFKEFIFEAAHRLPHVPEGHKCGRLHGHSFRVAIYIEGEVDPYTGWIRDFSEIKAIFKPIYEQLDHNYLNDIPGLENPTSEVLAKWIWQQVKPLLPELSRVRIHETCTSGCEYRGD